From Streptomyces sp. CMB-StM0423, a single genomic window includes:
- a CDS encoding amino acid ABC transporter permease translates to MDIISDYDTQILDAFWVTVKLTLLSGLFSLVWGTILAGMRVSPVPLMRAFGTVYVNVIRNIPLTVIIVFCALGLSDVFGVTLGAGFDFDSKFFRLAVLGLSAYTAAFVCEALRSGINTVPVGQAEAARAIGLSFTQVLTLIVLPQAFRSVVGPLTNVLIALTKNTTVAAAIGVAEAALLMKEMIENEAQLLLISAIFALGFVVLTLPTGLFLGWVGKKVAVKR, encoded by the coding sequence TTGGACATCATCTCCGATTACGACACACAGATTCTGGACGCGTTCTGGGTCACCGTGAAGCTCACCCTGCTGTCCGGTCTGTTCTCCCTCGTCTGGGGAACGATCCTGGCGGGCATGCGGGTCAGCCCCGTCCCGCTCATGCGGGCCTTCGGCACCGTCTACGTGAACGTCATCCGGAACATCCCCCTGACGGTCATCATCGTCTTCTGCGCCCTCGGCCTGTCCGACGTGTTCGGCGTCACCTTGGGTGCCGGCTTCGACTTCGACTCCAAGTTCTTCCGGCTCGCGGTGCTCGGACTGTCCGCGTACACCGCGGCGTTCGTCTGTGAGGCGTTGCGCTCGGGCATCAACACCGTGCCCGTAGGACAGGCGGAGGCCGCCCGCGCCATCGGGCTGAGCTTCACCCAGGTGCTCACCCTCATCGTGCTGCCCCAGGCGTTCCGGTCGGTCGTCGGCCCGCTCACCAACGTCCTCATCGCGCTCACCAAGAACACCACGGTGGCGGCGGCCATCGGCGTCGCCGAGGCGGCGCTGCTCATGAAGGAGATGATCGAGAACGAGGCGCAGCTCCTCCTCATCTCGGCCATCTTCGCCCTCGGCTTCGTCGTGCTGACCCTGCCGACCGGGCTCTTCCTCGGCTGGGTCGGCAAGAAGGTGGCGGTCAAGCGATGA